GGGCACTTTCCCAATCATCATCCTGATCCGGTCGATGCGCACAATCTACAAGCGCTCATCGCCAGACTTCACACCAGTGACGCAGATATCGGTATCGCCTTTGATGGGGATGGCGACCGCTTGGGCGTCGTCACCTCCTCTGGCCAGATCATTCGTAGCGATCGCCAACTCATGTTGTTTGTTGAAGACGTCCTGCGCGAACAACCAGGCAGCACCGTGGTGTTTGACGTGAAATCGAGCCGTCATTTAACCGCTTGGATACAGCAACACGGCGGCAAGCCGGTGATTTGGAAAACCGGACACTCGCTGATGAAAGCCAAAATCAGAGAAACCGGGGCAGCCCTGGGTGGCGAACTCTCAGGCCACTTGTTTTTTAATGACAGCAAGCAAGGAAAACCACGCTGGTTTGGTTTTGATGACGGGCTATACAGTGCCGCCCGCTTACTGGAGATTATTAGTCGCAGCCCCAATGCGAGCGCCGTGCTTGAAGCCATCCCTGACAGTGTGAATACCCCGGAGCTGCAGATTGCCATGCCAGAAGGGGAATCGCATGCTCTGATTGCTCAGTTACAAGACACCGCGCAATTCGCAGATGCGATTGAAATCATCACCATTGATGGCCTGCGCGTAGAATATGCCGACGGTTTTGGGCTGATTCGCGCCTCTAACACCACGCCCGTATTGACCCTGCGCTTTGAAGCGGATGACATGCCAGCGCTCACCCGTATTCAACAGGCATTCAGGCAAATACTAGCCGAGCGCAGACCAGACTTGAAAATTCCTTTTTAAACCTCCATTGAATGAGCATGCGATATGCCACTCAACAACACCAATCTCGCGGACGCGGTCTGCTCTATACCATTGCTTGGCTTGGCCTAGCCGCCCTCGTGTGGGTGCTGGTAGAGCGCGTTCAACATCCCAACACCCTCGAGCAAATGGGCCAAGACGAAGTTGCCAGCCTCAAGCGCAGTCCAGACGGTCATTACAGTGCCGAAGCGCTCATCAACGGCGAACGCGTGCGGGTGCTGGTCGATACGGGTGCCACCGGCGTTGCCATTTCACAAAGCGTGGCTGACCGCCTCGGTTTGTCCAGTCAAGATGCCATTAATACCCACACGGCCAACGGCAATGCTGTGTCTTATTTGGTCAGACTCAAAACCGTGCAACTAGGTGGGGTGATTGCGCATGACGTTGCCGCCACCATCTCCCCCGGCCTCGAGGGAGATGCTTTACTTGGCATGAGCTTTTTAGGCAGGATGGATGTGCGGTTGTATCGCGGCGTGATGACCATACGGGATGCAAAAGCGGAATAAAATTCCCGCTTGGCAAATCCCGATGCCACCCAGAGGTAACCAATTGGAAAGATGCGTGCGCAAATACCTTGCCCACGCAGGAAAAACTAAGGTGCTTCAGCAGGCAACGGTTTACCCTGCTTAATGATATTGACTGCTTGCGCAAATCGTTTATGAAAAGTCGTTTCGGTTAATGTGGTGGCCACATTCACTGTCACGCGGCGTTTCGTCACCACGGTCACTTTGGTATCGTCATTTTCAAGCGGTTCTACCCATGCGCCCATGACTGCGCCCCAAGACACTAAATTCACCCCACTGCTGGTGAGCATATAGTGCTGGTCACGATGCTCTTCAATCGCATCAGCGCCTTCCCATCTAAACACCGTTTTTGCGATTTCCCATGCTTGAGCTTCGCTCACCGCATACTGCTTGGTGGTGCCTTCTGCGCCACTTTGTTTCACTTTAACAACATCTTGCATGGTGGAACACGCAGACACCGAAAGCGCCAGCGCAGTGAGCATGGCACTGGCTATTCTTTTTGAGACATTCATTATTTTTATTCTTTCCAATGGTGGGTTCAATACAGATTGGTTAATTTAACCGAACGAGACATTAGCAGATTTTAAAAAACAACGCTATTTAGCCAACGGCCTAAGCCACTATACCAAAACTTTAATTCGCCAGTTCGGCGCCTTCTACCACCACCCGGAAAAACTGTAAGGCCGCTTGGTCTTGAATACGAATACCCGTTGCCACTGAGCCGCGCTTACCTGGCGCAATCCCGCCAGTAATCAGCATCGAACGCGTCTGGTCAAGCAAGCGGCCACGGCTATCGTATTGCAGCATGCGCACCTGCACCCTGCCAACTGGCACACTGCTGTTATTTTGTACTGCGGCATACACCATACCGGTATTGTCAGCCAGGGGCCCTGAGGGAAGATAACGGGCAGGGTTACGCGGTAAATCGATACGCATGGCGCGGCCCGCGGCTTCTTTACCAATCTCAGAATCTGAGCTGGCCGCCAATTGGTAATGTTGCAACGCTAGCGACGTTTCGCCACGGCCTTCGGCAATTTGCCCGAGCAACGCGTAGCCGGGGGCGGTGGGCAGCAGCGTATTGGCTTTCTTCAAAAATGGTTCGGCCTGCTCTTTTTTGCCGGCATTAAACAGCGCAATCCCGCTTTGCACATAAGGCTTGAAGTAATCAGGCTGCATCTGAATGGCTTTGTCATAAAACGCCAGTGCTTCTGTGGTGTTTTTCTTGGTCAGCGCGATATCGCCCAACAGCTCCTGAAAGCGTGCCTCGTTTGGCTCTATGCCAATGGCTTTTTTGGCCAATGCCTGCGCCTTGTCAGTATCGCCTTTTTGCAACGCCTGCTTGCCCTCATCATAGGCTTGATAGGCCGGACGCGTCGCCATCAGTTTGGCCACTTTTTGTGCATACACGGCCTGCCCCATTTCACCCCCAGCGCCCAATTCAACCAGTGTTTTCTTGTTATCATCCACCCGCGCTTGTGAAGGTGGATGGCTGGCAAACAAGCCACTGATAAAGTCTTGCCGCTTGCCCTCACTTAAACGAACAAAGGTTTCTTGCAGGGTGACCGCCGCGGCTGGGTCATAGCCGGCCAATTTCATATACTTCATGCCGTAGAGATCTGATTCAGATTCGGCATCACGCCCATACTTGCTGGTGATTAATTGCCCGCCTAGCTGCGCACCGCCGACCACCAAGTTCGCATAATTAGAATCGCGTGTCGCCAAGCCCACTGCCAACATGGCGCCTTGCATAAACATCCCGCGCTCCATGCCTTTCGCCCCATGACGGGCGGCAGCATGGACAATCTCATGGCCTAGCACGGCAGCCAGCTCGGCCTCGCTGTGCAGTTCATAGAGCAACCCGCGATTAAACGCGATTTTGCCCCCGGGCATCGCCCAGGCATTGGGCACCGAATCATTCAGCACCACAAACTCATAAGGTAAATCTGGCCGGTCTGATACCAGTGCCAGCTTTTGGCCCACTTGTTGCACATAGCGCGTGAGTTCAGCATCCAGTGTGTAATCGCCGCCTTGTGATTGGCGGGCGGGGCTGTAATTTTGTTGACCGAGCTGAATCTCTTTGTCTTGCGACACAAATTGAAACTCACGCTCTTTGGTGACAGGATTGACCCCGCAAGCCAGCAAGCTGGCCGAAAGCAGCATCGGACAAAGCAAGGTTTTTTTCATCATGGTCGAGCCCTATGCGTCAGCTTTCAGCATTAAGTAATGACCGTTGGCTGTTGCCTGCCGGTAAGCTGTGGCAATTGTGAGATCTGATTTGAAACCGTGATCAGCGCGGCCAAGGCTTCTTGCGCATCCATCTGTTGTTGGGCGGCATCTTCGGTAAAAGCCTCGAGATAGACGCGAATGGTCGCGCCCTCGGTGCCAGTGCCCGACAAGCGAATCACGACCCGCGAGCCGCAAGCAAATAAAATTCGCAGGCCTTGCCCGGTGCTGACCGCGCCATCGACTGGATCGGTATAACTGAAATCATCCACGGTTTTCACGGTGTAGTGGCCAAAGACCTGCCCTGGCAAGCTGTTAAATTGCGCTTTAATGTGCGCGATCACCGCATTGGCTTGTTCGGTCGGCACCCCTTCGTAATCGTGGCGTGAATACACATTGCGGCCATAAATCTGCCAATGTTTGCGCACCAGTGACTCCACACTCTCACCAGTCGCCGCCAGCAAATTCAGCCAGCACAACACCGCCCATAAACCGTCTTTCTCGCGGACGTGATCGCTGCCGGTACCAAAGCTTTCTTCCCCACACAAAGTCACGCGGCCCGCATCCATCAAGTTACCGAAAAACTTCCAGCCCGTGGGCGTTTCGTAGCAATCAATGCCCAACTTTGCCGCCACGCGATCCACCGCGCCACTGGTTGGCATCGAACGCGCAACCCCTGACAACCCTTTGGCATACGCCGGGATCAATTTTGCATTGGCTGCAATGAGTGCCAGACTGTCAGACGGCGTGACAAAAAAGTGATGGCCTAGAATCATATTACGATCCCCGTCGCCGTCTGAGGCAGCTGCAAAATCCGGCGCATGCGCGCCATAGGCAATTTCTACCAAATCTGCGGCATAAGTGAGATTCGGGTCAGGGTGTCCACCACCAAAGTTTTCTGATACTTCGCAATTCATCAAACAATCGGCAGAGGCACCCAGCCGATGGCCAAAAATTTCTTTTGCATAAGGGCCGGTCACCGCATGCATAGCATCAAATTGCAGTCGATGGCCTGCAGCCAGCCACCGCTTAATCGCAGCAAAATCAAACATCTGCTCCATCAGGTCTGCGTAATCCCGCACAGCATCAATCACTTCAATCTCAAAACCATCTAGCGTGGTCACGCCAACACTGGATAAATCCACTGCTGGCAAATCGACGATCTTGTATTGGCTAATGGTCTTACTTTTGGCAAAAATAGCATCGGTGATTTTTTCTGGTGCAGGCCCACCATTGCTGGTGTTGTATTTGATGCCAAAGTCATCATCGGGGCCAGCCGGGTTATGACTCGCCGACAGAATAATGCCGCCAAAGGTCTGGTATTTCCGAATAATATTGGAGGCAGCAGGTGTCGATAAAATACCATGTTGTCCTACTAGCACTTTGACAAACCCATTGGCAGCGGCCATCTTAATGATGACCTGTATGGCCTCCTTATTGTAAAAACGACCATCCCCACCCACCGTTAACACCGCATTCGCAGGAATCTCCAGGGTATCAAAAATACTTTGGACGAAGTTTTGTAGGTAATGGTCTTGCTGAAAAACGCGCACTTTTTTACGCAAGCCAGAGGTACCGGGTTTTTGATCGGCAAAAGGCGTAGTAACAACAGTTTGAATCGACATGGCAGTGGCTTCTTGAAATGTTAAAAATACGATAAACGATTGTATTACAAATGCATGACAGTTTTATGTGATTTGCCGAACAATCCATGCCTTATTGGACATGGTGTCTGAGGCTAAAATACAACACAGACAACCCAATAAGATGACACACCGCCAGCCACAAAGCATTAAAAGACCAGTGAACAAAACTATAGGCGCCCAACACGCCGCCAGTGACAAAGCCGCTAATCAATAACAGATAAAGCAACAGTCGCCGTTGATCCACTGGCTGTCCGCGCAAACTTAAGCCGAGTGCGATCCCAATATCGGTAAACAAGCCAGACACATGGGTTGTCCGCACGACGGCACCACTATAGGTGCTAGTCATCGCATTTTGCAATCCACAGGCGGCAGAGGCCAGCCACTGGCCGCTCTGCAAGCCTTGATTGAGCAGCAAAATGGCCGTGATCAACAATCCGGCTTCAAGCCACAAGGCAAGATGATATTGACGGCCGAGCTTGAGGGCTTCGTGACCAATCACCAGACCACTGAGCATCGCACCCGCGACAAAAAATACGATCACACATAACAAATGCAACACCTGCAACGCGTCGCCATGCATGATTTCTATTGAGAAAAAAGTCGAAATGCCGGTGAGATGCGACACCGCCTGATGGCGAAAACCCAACACGCCTACCGCATTCACAAAACCAGCATTCAAGGCCAATAAAAAGCCGCCCCACTCTACCCACCGTGGCAATCGCTGCATCATTTAACTCACTCCTTTGCGTGGCTGGCTTTATTCTACGCCGCCAAGGCACATTCAGTTTGGCAAACTACGTAAAATCATGAGGTGACTTTAAGGATTCACTTCAGGGGCTTTTTGCAACGCAAGGGTATGATTCGAGTCATACAAACGCATCAACATTGATGCGTTTTAGTAAACAACCCAAGGAGATGATTATGTGGACTAAACCAGCTGCTACTGAAATGCGTTTTGGCTTTGAAGTGACAATGTACGTCATGAACAAATAATCAGCTTACGCTGAAAAAAACCCGCTTTAAAGCGGGTTTTTTATTGCCTGTCAGCATCGAAAATCAAGCCAGTTGCGACCACAACAAGTTGAGACTGACACCCATTAAAAAACAAGCAAATATGCGCTTTAATATCTTCACAGGCAATCGCTTAGTCAATGCCACGCCTAGCGGTGCAAACAATACACTGAGTGGCGTGATCAACATAATCGCTGGCAGATACAACAGACCAAACGCCATAGGCGCATGCACTGACTGTACTAGTGCATCTTGCACATAGCTCACTGTGCTGGCGAGTGCAATCGGAAAGCCTAGCACGGCCGAAGTGCCAATCGCTTGTTTGACAGAGACCTGGCGCATGGTTAGATAGGGCACGGTCAGCGTACCGCCGCCGATCGACACCAGCGCAGAGATCACGCCAATGAGCATGGATACCAAGCCAATTTCAATCTTTCCGGGCAATTTTTGCGGACTTGGCTTGCGGTCAATCAATAATTGTATTGCAGCAAACAGAGTAAAACTGGCAAAAAACACGGTTAGATAGCGTGCATCCAGCCGGATCGCCACCAGTGTCGCCAGTAAAGCCCCCAAAAAGGCCATCGGCACCATTGACCACACATAAGGCCAGACAATATTCTGGTTTTTATGATGCGCGATAATGCTAGAAAGCGAAGTAAACACGATACATGCCATAGAAGTCGCCAATGCCATGTGAAAAGCCACATCACTCGCAAACCCTTTGGCGACTAATATGCCATGTAACAACGGTACCAACACAATACCGCCGCCAATACCCAATAGGCCAGACAACACACCAACCACCATGCCGATCAGACAAAATAAGGCGTATTGCTGAAAAAAAACAGTGATCCAATCCATGCAATATTCATTCGTTTAAACCGCGATAGTATACCTGTAGCCTGCGCATATTTTGTTTGCCTGCGGATTGAAAAATGTTGTTACAATAATCAAATGAGCGAACAACTTGAAAAAAAAGTCGGTGGTAAACGGCCCGGTGCTGGGCGAAAGCCAGGCTCCGGTCTTTACCAAGAATCCACCACCGTCATGCGGGTGCCTGTCAGCCAAAAAGCGGTTGTCAGCGACTTGTTGGCCGCCTATGCTAAAAAACAACAACGCCAGCAATACCGTTATGATCTAGATAGCCCGCAGGGATTCGAGCAGCCCGGCCTGCATGTTCAAGCTTTGGCTTTACCCCTTTACCAATCTAAGGTGCCTGCGGGCATTCCTTCTCCGGCAGATGATCACGTTGACCGTCGTCTCGATCCCAACACCTATCTTATTGATAAAGCCGATTCAACTTTTTTTGTGACGATACAAGGCGAGTCAATGATAGAGGCAGGGCTGATGCCCGGTGACAAAGCCGTGGTCGATAAAGCGAAAGTCGCCGTTGTGGGCGATATCGTGCTGGCGATGATTGATGGCGAGTTCACCATTAAAACACTGGCCAAACAACCTAATGGCCACCCAAAGCTGCTACCCGCCAACGCCTCGGGAAAATACCAGCCGATCCTGATTCAGGGTCAGATGCAGTTTGAAATATGGGGCGTTGTCACCGGTTCATTCCGTCGCTTTCGCTAAACGACATTGCACAATAAAAAAACCCGGCCTAGGCAGCCGGGTTTTCTCAACACTAAAGTACGATTACTTGTTCATCACGTACATAGTGACTTCAAAACCGAAACGCATTTCGGTAGCAGCTGGTTTAGTCCACATAATGATCTCCTTTGTTGTTTTCCCGAACCGACCCTATGTCTGGTCCGTGTGAATGTATTATCGACGCATACATGCTCAAACCTGTTATTGCCGATCATGAACCGCGATTAAGGAATTTCATGAAACAGGGCTCATGCCGTGAGCCCACCAATCCTTATCGGACGGTGAGCAATTCACGCCAGCTCCCAGTGTAATTTTGACTCAGATAATGACGTTGCATGCGCCATGTCTGGACGCCCGCTTCGGCGGCCACCTTGATGGTCCCCTTGGCATACTTCATGTTGATCTTATCCATGACCTCCATTAAGGCTTGGGATTTAGGATCGTCATGGCTAAACCCAAACAGATCGCTCTGCAGTGCTTTGTTGGACACCGTGTCCAGCATCATGACGCCGCACTTTTGATAATACACACCAGGACGGTAGATTTTTTTGAGCAACCACAAAGCGGCACGGATGATTTTAGGCGTCGAATTGGTGGGGGATGGAAAGCCCATCGACAA
This Methylophilus medardicus DNA region includes the following protein-coding sequences:
- a CDS encoding phosphomannomutase/phosphoglucomutase, whose amino-acid sequence is MTTALPASIFKAYDIRGIVGDTLTEQGVREIGRGLGTLAKGQGQQSVCVGYDGRLSSPILAAALTEGIVETGIDVVALGMVTTPMLYFATHYLAHTNSGIMITGSHNPPAYNGLKIVIAGETLSTDAIQALREIIAQQQFSQSTQPGKTSFYDILPAYREAILSDVQLARPLRVVIDAGNGVAGAFAPAIFEALGCAVDPMFCEVDGHFPNHHPDPVDAHNLQALIARLHTSDADIGIAFDGDGDRLGVVTSSGQIIRSDRQLMLFVEDVLREQPGSTVVFDVKSSRHLTAWIQQHGGKPVIWKTGHSLMKAKIRETGAALGGELSGHLFFNDSKQGKPRWFGFDDGLYSAARLLEIISRSPNASAVLEAIPDSVNTPELQIAMPEGESHALIAQLQDTAQFADAIEIITIDGLRVEYADGFGLIRASNTTPVLTLRFEADDMPALTRIQQAFRQILAERRPDLKIPF
- a CDS encoding retropepsin-like aspartic protease family protein; the protein is MSMRYATQQHQSRGRGLLYTIAWLGLAALVWVLVERVQHPNTLEQMGQDEVASLKRSPDGHYSAEALINGERVRVLVDTGATGVAISQSVADRLGLSSQDAINTHTANGNAVSYLVRLKTVQLGGVIAHDVAATISPGLEGDALLGMSFLGRMDVRLYRGVMTIRDAKAE
- a CDS encoding M48 family metalloprotease, whose translation is MMKKTLLCPMLLSASLLACGVNPVTKEREFQFVSQDKEIQLGQQNYSPARQSQGGDYTLDAELTRYVQQVGQKLALVSDRPDLPYEFVVLNDSVPNAWAMPGGKIAFNRGLLYELHSEAELAAVLGHEIVHAAARHGAKGMERGMFMQGAMLAVGLATRDSNYANLVVGGAQLGGQLITSKYGRDAESESDLYGMKYMKLAGYDPAAAVTLQETFVRLSEGKRQDFISGLFASHPPSQARVDDNKKTLVELGAGGEMGQAVYAQKVAKLMATRPAYQAYDEGKQALQKGDTDKAQALAKKAIGIEPNEARFQELLGDIALTKKNTTEALAFYDKAIQMQPDYFKPYVQSGIALFNAGKKEQAEPFLKKANTLLPTAPGYALLGQIAEGRGETSLALQHYQLAASSDSEIGKEAAGRAMRIDLPRNPARYLPSGPLADNTGMVYAAVQNNSSVPVGRVQVRMLQYDSRGRLLDQTRSMLITGGIAPGKRGSVATGIRIQDQAALQFFRVVVEGAELAN
- a CDS encoding alpha-D-glucose phosphate-specific phosphoglucomutase, with the protein product MSIQTVVTTPFADQKPGTSGLRKKVRVFQQDHYLQNFVQSIFDTLEIPANAVLTVGGDGRFYNKEAIQVIIKMAAANGFVKVLVGQHGILSTPAASNIIRKYQTFGGIILSASHNPAGPDDDFGIKYNTSNGGPAPEKITDAIFAKSKTISQYKIVDLPAVDLSSVGVTTLDGFEIEVIDAVRDYADLMEQMFDFAAIKRWLAAGHRLQFDAMHAVTGPYAKEIFGHRLGASADCLMNCEVSENFGGGHPDPNLTYAADLVEIAYGAHAPDFAAASDGDGDRNMILGHHFFVTPSDSLALIAANAKLIPAYAKGLSGVARSMPTSGAVDRVAAKLGIDCYETPTGWKFFGNLMDAGRVTLCGEESFGTGSDHVREKDGLWAVLCWLNLLAATGESVESLVRKHWQIYGRNVYSRHDYEGVPTEQANAVIAHIKAQFNSLPGQVFGHYTVKTVDDFSYTDPVDGAVSTGQGLRILFACGSRVVIRLSGTGTEGATIRVYLEAFTEDAAQQQMDAQEALAALITVSNQISQLPQLTGRQQPTVIT
- a CDS encoding YoaK family protein → MMQRLPRWVEWGGFLLALNAGFVNAVGVLGFRHQAVSHLTGISTFFSIEIMHGDALQVLHLLCVIVFFVAGAMLSGLVIGHEALKLGRQYHLALWLEAGLLITAILLLNQGLQSGQWLASAACGLQNAMTSTYSGAVVRTTHVSGLFTDIGIALGLSLRGQPVDQRRLLLYLLLISGFVTGGVLGAYSFVHWSFNALWLAVCHLIGLSVLYFSLRHHVQ
- the pqqA gene encoding pyrroloquinoline quinone precursor peptide PqqA; the encoded protein is MWTKPAATEMRFGFEVTMYVMNK
- a CDS encoding sulfite exporter TauE/SafE family protein, which produces MDWITVFFQQYALFCLIGMVVGVLSGLLGIGGGIVLVPLLHGILVAKGFASDVAFHMALATSMACIVFTSLSSIIAHHKNQNIVWPYVWSMVPMAFLGALLATLVAIRLDARYLTVFFASFTLFAAIQLLIDRKPSPQKLPGKIEIGLVSMLIGVISALVSIGGGTLTVPYLTMRQVSVKQAIGTSAVLGFPIALASTVSYVQDALVQSVHAPMAFGLLYLPAIMLITPLSVLFAPLGVALTKRLPVKILKRIFACFLMGVSLNLLWSQLA
- a CDS encoding LexA family protein, coding for MSEQLEKKVGGKRPGAGRKPGSGLYQESTTVMRVPVSQKAVVSDLLAAYAKKQQRQQYRYDLDSPQGFEQPGLHVQALALPLYQSKVPAGIPSPADDHVDRRLDPNTYLIDKADSTFFVTIQGESMIEAGLMPGDKAVVDKAKVAVVGDIVLAMIDGEFTIKTLAKQPNGHPKLLPANASGKYQPILIQGQMQFEIWGVVTGSFRRFR
- the pqqA gene encoding pyrroloquinoline quinone precursor peptide PqqA; the encoded protein is MWTKPAATEMRFGFEVTMYVMNK